DNA sequence from the Geobacter sp. AOG2 genome:
TAACTGCCCCTATCGTTGGGGGCTCCGGTCCCATGCCAATCGACCTTCAGGTATGACTCAACGCGTGTATGGTAGTGCCCCTCGCCGGTGACAAAAACCAGATCATGCTTGGCGCCGTCCAGATACAGTTCAAAGGTGTCGTCGCTGGTATCCTTACGGGTGTATTGGATATTGCGCTGGATATAGCTCTGCGGGATTTCCCAGCCTGCTCCTACCCAGCTTGCTTTGCCCTTGGCGGAATGGCTGTTATAGCCAAGGGAGATTTTCGGGGCTAGACCGTTTGTCCCTGGCGGAACTTCAACCTTGTAGTTGTAGCTGAAGCTACCAGAGAAAAGGTCAGTCTGGAAAGCCCCCCAAGTATTCTTGTAGGGGCTGGCGGGGGCTTGGACACCGGAAAATTTGTAGTGCGGGTCGAGGTCGTCGGCAAAACAATCAATTACATTGAAAAATATAAATATTGCCATAGCTATACGAACAAATACTGTCATAGGATAATCCTACTTAACATATTATTTACGCTGCATATATTTACTTCAGTTTTGCTTTATAGTAACCTTTAATTCTATCATCTATTTTTTCTATTGTTTCAGTACTAACCTTACCAATTTTTTTATTGTTAATTGTTTTTATATTTATATTACTTTCTCTTATAATAAATTCATTATTTGATACTTTTATTACAACAGCTACATGATCTGCTTTGCCATTTTTAGACCGGTCCATAACAAGTACATCACCTTCATCAACATTGTTTATACTATGATGATCAGATAGATAAGCATCCCTTTGTTTCAACCAATAATCCATAGTTTTAGTTGTACCGCCGTTGTCATATTCTGAATATCCTAGTTGGCTGTAACTATCAGATATATTAGTAATCCCTTTTGCAAATGTTACACACTGGCCATCGCCATAAACAGCCCCGTCCTGAATATCCTCATGGATATAGTGCGTTGGTATAGATGGCGGTGGCAGTAACAAATTGCTAGAAGTTAAATTTTTAATTGAAGACTGGGTTTCTGGGTGTTGGTAGGTCTGTAGCGCATTGTTTGTCGAATTAGTGAATAAGGTGTTCCAGATGCCTAGAAACCAAGAAATAATGCCCTTATTTCCTGATGGATCAATTAACTTAAGTGGATTGTTGTTTACATAAGAATAACGGTTAAGTTCCTGTGGGAGATAAATGTTAGGTGCTACCGTATCGGCCTGAGTAAAATGTTTTATTTGCGGATTGTAATACCTAGTCTCATAGTAATACCAATCTGTCGGCTTATCCTTCTCCTTGCCGGTGTAAGAATATTTTTCACTCCCACCTTCTCGTATCTCACCAAAGGGATAGTACTTTGTCCGCTCTACAAGCCCTCCAGAGGCGTCGGTTACGGCATTCGTGCCGCCCAAGTGATCGGAATGGTAATATGAAAGCTTTCCCGTCGTGTCTTTCTTTGCCACCCGCTCGCCGTTGGCGAAATAATAGCTGGTGTTCGTCTGGCTCTCATCGGTAATCTGAGTTTCGTAGTGTTTGCCGATGTAGTAGGTCGTGACGCCATTTTGCACTTTCTTGATCCGTTGGCCGTTATAGTCATAAACGTACTCTGCCAGCACAGCCCCGCTCGCATCGTTATGCCGGACCCGTACGAGTTGATTGGCGTCGTTGTATTCATAATACTTTCCCTCGCCGCGAACCAAATTCCCGTTGGCGTCGTACTCATAGTTCAATGTCGTAGCGGCCACGGCTACCGCGACAGACACCGTGAAAAATGTTATCGACACAAACAAATGAAAGAACATGCGTTTCATTGCGTCCCTCGCTGGTTCCTATAGTTTCATTATGAAAGCCAGGGCATAGTAGGGTGGGAGAATATTGTGAGGTTGGCCGCCCCCTGCGTTTTGAATGGCTGCATATGCCGTGTTTATTGTGATTCCGGTTGTCGAAGAGAATGAATGCCAAACGTTGCTATATGACTGTTGCGTCCCGGTGTTGGTGGTATCCACATCTCCACCGGTCCCGGTATTTCTCGAATATGCTCCATGTCGATGCCCTGGATCGGTAACAGCATGCGAGTGTCCTGAATCGGCATGGGTGTGAACCGGCATTTCCGATGTTGTTAAAACGTGCGTTGCTTCTCCGCCTGTCTGCCCTTTTGGGTAAGTGGCCCCGGCTCCCACGACAAATCGATCACGTAAATCCGGCGTTCCATTCGTACCGTTGCAGAGCGCCCATCCATCGGGTACTTGGTCAACCGCTCCGCTCCACATGATGATGCCGCCTTTGGGGATGCCGTTACCGGCTGCGAAAGCATAGCCGACGCTGGAGATCATCTGGCGCGGCAGCATTTCCGAATCACTTCCCACCGTCACCCCAAGGTAAGCTCTGGGATATGTGGCAAAGAATGTTGAAGAGAGCGGACTAAATGTCCCCAGCATCACATTAAAACTACCATTGGTGACGCCGACGGAGCTTGTGGGCGGTGTAGCGGCGGTATCCCCCCATGTTTCATTCCACACGGAAGACCCGCCTGTCTGGGACGAATATATTTTGAAGGTGATTTTGTATTGACCATTCGCCACCGGCGTTCCGCTCTTGTCGGTCAAAGTCCCCTGATAGTTAATGACGTGAGGGACCTCGACCGCGA
Encoded proteins:
- a CDS encoding RHS repeat-associated core domain-containing protein, with the protein product MKRMFFHLFVSITFFTVSVAVAVAATTLNYEYDANGNLVRGEGKYYEYNDANQLVRVRHNDASGAVLAEYVYDYNGQRIKKVQNGVTTYYIGKHYETQITDESQTNTSYYFANGERVAKKDTTGKLSYYHSDHLGGTNAVTDASGGLVERTKYYPFGEIREGGSEKYSYTGKEKDKPTDWYYYETRYYNPQIKHFTQADTVAPNIYLPQELNRYSYVNNNPLKLIDPSGNKGIISWFLGIWNTLFTNSTNNALQTYQHPETQSSIKNLTSSNLLLPPPSIPTHYIHEDIQDGAVYGDGQCVTFAKGITNISDSYSQLGYSEYDNGGTTKTMDYWLKQRDAYLSDHHSINNVDEGDVLVMDRSKNGKADHVAVVIKVSNNEFIIRESNINIKTINNKKIGKVSTETIEKIDDRIKGYYKAKLK